The sequence TCATACCCGCGTGATGCTAGGCCCCCCTCACTCGTCTCTCCTTCCGTGGCCAGGTGGTGAGCCAGATCGATAAGCTAACCTCAGACTTCGACTTTGAACTGGAGCCAGACGACTGGACCACGGCCACTGTGAGCAGCACCTCCAGTAGTGACAAGGCGGGCGTGGGCGGCCCCTTCGACCTGGGTCACCTAGACTTCATGACAGCTGACATCCTTTCGGACAGCTGGGAGTTCTGCTCCTTCCTGGATGTATCTACCCCCTCGGACTCCGTGGACGGCCCAGAGTCGACCCGGCCAGGGGCTGGCCCCGACTACCGGCTCATGAATGGTGGCGTGCCCATCCCCAATGGGCCACGAGTGGAGACCCCGGACTCCTCCAGTGAGGAGGCCTTCAGTGCTGGCCCCACAAAGGGCCAGCTGCCCCAGCGGACCCCAGGCACACGGGAGAGGGTGCGGTTCAGCGACAAAGTACTCTACCACGCTCTGTGCTGTGACGATGAGGAAGGGGACGGTGAGGAGGAGGtggcagaggaggaggtgggCCTGTCCCCAGAGCCTCCCCGTACAGAGGCCCACGTGGGCCCCCTCAAGCCCTCCCCGGCTCCCTACAAGCCGAGACGCTCTCCAGTGACCAGCCGCCGCTCAGGCCCCACCTTGGCCCCTGAGCAGACCCGAAGGGTCACAAGGAACAGCAGCACCCAGACAGTGTCAGACAAAAGCACGCAGACGTTGCTGCCCTACACGGCTGCCAGACAGAAAGCCAAGGGGAAAAActaggggctggggagggggctggggggcagtgGGCACATAgagctataaatatatatatatatatacatatatatatatttaaacaaacgcagtcataataaaattttaaaatgctaaggaTCCAACCCCGAAGGCCCCAGAGCTTTCACGGAGCTCATCTTAGACACAAAGATGCCTACTCACCATCTAGGTCCCAGGAGGTGCGGCCGGaaccaccctcccttccttctcattGCAGGGCTCCCGAAAGGGGCGTCCAAAAGCATGTAAATTAGGTGGGACTCCTCTTCCAGGCCCCCGAGCACAGTGGTGGAGTCTGGCTGCTGGCCTGGGCCCTGTCCCAGAGGGGATCCATCGACAGGTAGCAGGCTCCCAAGGAGCAGTGTCCAAGGCCAAGGGCTAACCGTAGGTCTGACTGCAGGATGGAGGGCCTCGGGGTGGCATCACTCCACACACACCTCCCCCCATACTTTCCACTCCAAGGCTTGTGCCTCTCCTTCCCAAAGGCAGACTTACCTGGGGTTCCCCAGGACACAGAGAAGGAGCAAGCTATTCCCATGGGACAGGCCTCCCTGCTGGGAAGCTGGGCTTCCCCAGACCCTAGAGGACCAGACTAGATTCGGAAGGGGTTTGTTTGGAGAGACTAGACCACCCCCATCCTTCCAACTCCTATCCTCAGCTTTGTCCCCTAGGGCAAAGCCAGCCAGCCCCTGAGTTGGCCCTGTGCAGAAACTGAGGTCCACGTGACAGGGCAACCAGCGGCCACTGTGGGGCTGTGAAAGGGCTAAAGGCAGGCTCCTGAGCTCCTTCTCTAGGCAGGCAGACCCAGAGAGGAATCCCATGGCCTTGCTCTGCCCCTGCTTCCTCACACAAGGACCCCGAACCCACCCTCGCAGGTCTTGAATGACACCAACAGAGACAAGATGGGAGCCTGCAGGTAACAAGGCttcatctggggtggggggccgaCCCAGGCACAGCATCTGGATATCCTGGagatcataatcataatcattgCTCACACTTATTGGGCAGGCCTCTGGGCCACTCCGACGCTAAGTATGTTTTATagtattatctcatgtaatcttcacaataacctcATGTGATAGGAAATGTTCCTtagccccatttttcagatgaaaaggctgaggttcagagatgttaagtcACTGGCCCGAGGTCACAGAGCCCGTGCCGCCCTGCCTCCCATGAGCGTGTGGTTCCCAGGCTATACCTGGCTTTGCTGTCTagcagccgtgtgaccttgggcgagcccattcgcctctctgagcctctctacctcatctataaaatgggtctaATAATCTTCACCTACCTCACCGGCTGCTGTGGGGCCTCAACAAGATGGGAAACGTGAAAGTCCTTGGGAAGCGCCGTGGCCCTGGATAGGCACTGTGGTCAGTGTGACCCCAACCTGGATTCCAGCGTTTTCCAAGGATGAGGAGCTTTGAGAGGGGTGTGAAAAGAAGTCACAGTCACGGGAGCTGTCCGCGggtcactgctctgcttcatcctcCACATCAGCACGATACACCGCCGTGCGCTCAGAACAGGGAGGTGtcggtggcgggggtgggggggaggtctgCTGCACGTTTCCATTAAAGCAGATTAACAGCCCACCAGGACCCTTTGGAAGGGTCTCTGCTCCTCACAGGGGTACCTAGGAGGGCCTGACCAGGAGCCGGGTAGTACCATTGTCTCTGCccgaggggagacagagagattgtGCAGGCCACCTGGAGTGGAGGCCAGGGAAGCTATCTGGACGGCCCATCCTGATACGGGCCGGGTCGAGGATGTGTGGGCTGCAGTGTGGGGATCGTGGACTGAAGTCAGAGTCCTAAAGAGCTAGCCACGGTGCGGCCTCCGGGGTGGAAATCCGGGGGTAAGATGGGCTAATGTCTGCCCTGGGCCAGGCCCGAGAGCCAGGGGTCTGAGCCCTTCTGTCTCCGGCAGTGCAGTGATAGGACGTGGCTGGGAGCACGAATGCCAGGGGCTGCCCTGAGGAAGGGGCCCGCTGGGTTCTGCCCTATGTGaccaggaggagggggcagtgagggagTGCCGGTACCCCTAGCTCTGAGGGGAgacattcacttctttttttatatgaaaccaactttattgaggtgtaatttatcAGCTTTTTCGAGGTACCATAGCTGGATATCCTTAACGTGTACAATTGGATGAATTTGAACGTACGTACACACCCATGGACCCATTACCATAACCCAGGTAGTGAACATATTTATCacggcagaatttttttttttttagtttaaatccaagtttgttaacatatagtgtagtaatgatttcaggaatagagttTAGTGGCTCATCgattccatataacacccagtgctcatcccaaccagtgcctTCCTGAATGCCCCAcgcccctttagcccatccccccacccaacaccccgccagcaaccttcagttagttc comes from Panthera tigris isolate Pti1 chromosome B3, P.tigris_Pti1_mat1.1, whole genome shotgun sequence and encodes:
- the INSYN1 gene encoding inhibitory synaptic factor 1 isoform X2, with product MQHSLKAKSMGSTARCLGFKSKLHPLPSCVVSQIDKLTSDFDFELEPDDWTTATVSSTSSSDKAGVGGPFDLGHLDFMTADILSDSWEFCSFLDVSTPSDSVDGPESTRPGAGPDYRLMNGGVPIPNGPRVETPDSSSEEAFSAGPTKGQLPQRTPGTRERVRFSDKVLYHALCCDDEEGDGEEEVAEEEVGLSPEPPRTEAHVGPLKPSPAPYKPRRSPVTSRRSGPTLAPEQTRRVTRNSSTQTVSDKSTQTLLPYTAARQKAKGKN
- the INSYN1 gene encoding inhibitory synaptic factor 1 isoform X3, giving the protein MTADILSDSWEFCSFLDVSTPSDSVDGPESTRPGAGPDYRLMNGGVPIPNGPRVETPDSSSEEAFSAGPTKGQLPQRTPGTRERVRFSDKVLYHALCCDDEEGDGEEEVAEEEVGLSPEPPRTEAHVGPLKPSPAPYKPRRSPVTSRRSGPTLAPEQTRRVTRNSSTQTVSDKSTQTLLPYTAARQKAKGKN
- the INSYN1 gene encoding inhibitory synaptic factor 1 isoform X1, with protein sequence MNIRGTPDLGQPSDDPSSGGQRERIRQRMKMVIGQLEGILQELKEVAKELREVVSQIDKLTSDFDFELEPDDWTTATVSSTSSSDKAGVGGPFDLGHLDFMTADILSDSWEFCSFLDVSTPSDSVDGPESTRPGAGPDYRLMNGGVPIPNGPRVETPDSSSEEAFSAGPTKGQLPQRTPGTRERVRFSDKVLYHALCCDDEEGDGEEEVAEEEVGLSPEPPRTEAHVGPLKPSPAPYKPRRSPVTSRRSGPTLAPEQTRRVTRNSSTQTVSDKSTQTLLPYTAARQKAKGKN
- the INSYN1 gene encoding inhibitory synaptic factor 1 isoform X4, whose amino-acid sequence is MNGGVPIPNGPRVETPDSSSEEAFSAGPTKGQLPQRTPGTRERVRFSDKVLYHALCCDDEEGDGEEEVAEEEVGLSPEPPRTEAHVGPLKPSPAPYKPRRSPVTSRRSGPTLAPEQTRRVTRNSSTQTVSDKSTQTLLPYTAARQKAKGKN